In a genomic window of Lacrimispora sp. BS-2:
- a CDS encoding glycogen/starch/alpha-glucan phosphorylase, which translates to MSMGFDKEIFKKSVLFNMKNVFRKTVDEATPEQMYQAVAYAVKDVIIDEWIATHKEYEEQDVKTLYYLSMEFLMGRALGNNIISIMAQPEVKEILEELGFDLNTIEDQEPDPALGNGGLGRLAACFLDSLATLGYPAYGCGIRYRYGMFKQKIEGGYQVEVPDDWLKNGYPFELRRAEYATEVKFGGYVNTIRENGRERFVQEGYQSVLAVPYDMPIVGYGNNVVNTLRIWDAQAINTFSLDSFDRGDYQKAVEQENLAKTIVEVLYPNDNHYAGKELRLKQQYFFISASVQRAVKKYMEKHEDIHKFFEKTIFQLNDTHPTVAVPELMRILLDDYSLSWDEAWEITTKTCAYTNHTIMSEALEKWPIELFSRLLPRIYQIVEEINRRFQQKIMETYPGSQEKLRKMSIVYDGQVRMANLAIVGGFSVNGVARLHTEILKNQELKDFYQMMPEKFNNKTNGITQRRFLLHGNPLLAEWVTKKIGNDWITDLPHIHRLAIYAEDPRCQQEFMDIKYQNKVRLAKYIKEHNGIDVDPRSMFDVQVKRLHEYKRQLMNILHVMYLYNQLKDNPNLDMVPRTFLFGAKAAAGYKRAKLTIKLINAVADVINNDRSIGGKLKVVFIEDYKVSNAEIIFAAADVSEQISTASKEASGTGNMKFMLNGALTLGTMDGANVEIVEEVGAENAFIFGMSSDEVIRYENEGGYNPMEIFNNNYEIRRVLMQLINGYYSPQDPELFRDIYNSLLNTQSSDHADTYFILKDFPSYAEAQRRIDQAYRNEGWWAKAAILNVACSGKFTSDRTIEEYVKDIWHLEKVKVELEEV; encoded by the coding sequence ATGAGTATGGGATTTGATAAGGAGATCTTTAAGAAAAGTGTTCTGTTTAATATGAAGAATGTGTTCCGTAAGACAGTTGATGAGGCTACTCCGGAGCAGATGTACCAGGCAGTTGCCTATGCGGTAAAGGATGTTATCATAGATGAATGGATCGCAACCCATAAGGAGTACGAAGAGCAGGATGTAAAAACCCTGTATTATCTTTCAATGGAATTCCTGATGGGCCGCGCCCTGGGCAATAACATCATAAGCATTATGGCTCAGCCCGAGGTAAAGGAAATTCTTGAAGAACTGGGCTTTGACTTAAACACCATCGAGGACCAGGAGCCGGACCCTGCTCTTGGAAACGGGGGGCTTGGCCGTCTTGCGGCCTGCTTCCTGGATTCCCTGGCAACTCTTGGATATCCAGCCTATGGCTGCGGCATCCGATACCGCTACGGTATGTTCAAACAGAAAATAGAAGGCGGATATCAGGTAGAAGTACCTGATGACTGGCTGAAGAACGGGTATCCATTTGAGCTTCGCCGCGCAGAATATGCCACTGAGGTTAAATTCGGCGGTTATGTAAATACCATACGGGAAAACGGCAGGGAACGCTTTGTCCAGGAGGGATACCAGTCAGTCCTGGCCGTTCCCTATGATATGCCCATTGTGGGATACGGAAACAATGTGGTCAATACCTTAAGGATCTGGGATGCCCAGGCCATTAACACCTTCAGCCTGGACTCCTTTGACAGGGGCGACTACCAGAAGGCCGTGGAACAGGAAAACCTGGCTAAAACCATCGTAGAGGTCCTTTATCCTAACGACAATCATTATGCAGGAAAGGAACTCCGCCTGAAACAGCAGTATTTCTTCATTTCCGCCAGTGTACAGAGAGCGGTCAAGAAATACATGGAAAAGCATGAAGACATACATAAGTTCTTCGAGAAGACGATTTTCCAGTTAAATGATACCCATCCCACTGTGGCAGTTCCGGAGCTTATGAGAATCCTGCTTGACGATTACAGCTTAAGCTGGGATGAAGCATGGGAGATCACCACAAAGACCTGCGCCTATACAAACCATACCATTATGTCGGAAGCCCTGGAAAAATGGCCTATTGAGCTGTTTTCCAGGCTGCTTCCAAGAATCTACCAGATCGTGGAAGAAATCAACCGGAGATTCCAGCAAAAGATCATGGAGACCTATCCCGGCAGCCAGGAAAAGCTTCGGAAAATGTCCATCGTTTATGATGGTCAGGTCCGCATGGCTAATCTGGCTATTGTGGGAGGCTTCTCAGTAAACGGTGTTGCCAGGCTCCATACAGAGATTTTAAAGAATCAGGAGCTAAAGGACTTCTACCAGATGATGCCGGAAAAATTCAATAACAAGACCAATGGCATCACCCAGAGGCGGTTCCTTCTTCATGGAAACCCTCTTTTGGCTGAATGGGTCACGAAAAAGATCGGAAACGACTGGATCACCGATCTGCCTCATATACACCGTCTGGCAATCTATGCTGAAGATCCCAGGTGTCAGCAGGAATTTATGGACATCAAATACCAGAACAAGGTGCGCCTGGCAAAATATATTAAAGAGCATAACGGCATTGATGTGGATCCCAGATCCATGTTTGATGTGCAGGTAAAACGCCTCCACGAATATAAGAGGCAGCTTATGAACATCCTGCACGTCATGTATTTGTACAATCAGCTAAAGGATAACCCAAACCTTGATATGGTTCCAAGAACCTTTTTGTTCGGCGCAAAGGCGGCGGCAGGCTATAAGCGTGCAAAGCTGACCATTAAGCTGATCAATGCGGTGGCTGATGTCATTAACAACGACAGAAGCATCGGCGGCAAGCTAAAGGTGGTCTTCATTGAAGATTATAAGGTATCCAATGCGGAAATCATCTTTGCTGCGGCAGATGTGAGCGAGCAGATATCCACGGCAAGCAAGGAGGCCTCTGGTACCGGAAATATGAAATTCATGCTAAACGGCGCTCTGACTCTTGGAACCATGGATGGAGCCAATGTGGAAATCGTAGAGGAAGTGGGAGCGGAGAATGCCTTTATCTTTGGCATGTCCTCTGATGAGGTGATCCGTTACGAGAACGAGGGCGGATACAATCCCATGGAGATTTTCAACAATAATTATGAGATCCGCAGAGTGTTGATGCAGCTGATCAACGGCTACTATTCTCCCCAGGATCCGGAGCTGTTCCGCGATATTTATAACTCCTTATTAAATACCCAGAGCAGTGATCATGCGGATACGTACTTTATTTTAAAGGATTTCCCATCCTATGCAGAGGCCCAGCGCCGAATCGATCAGGCCTACCGGAATGAAGGATGGTGGGCGAAGGCCGCTATTTTAAATGTGGCCTGCAGCGGCAAGTTTACCTCAGACCGGACCATTGAAGAATATGTAAAGGATATCTGGCACTTAGAGAAGGTAAAGGTGGAGCTGGAAGAAGTATAA
- a CDS encoding SpoIID/LytB domain-containing protein, whose protein sequence is MMKKMVVACILALLFPYIITLAWTGKIEAEKEMPIITSGKKIILDRKSGESYMDVEEYLPGVVAKQMPADYGREALRAQAIIARTYIYGKMNGQNEVKESELHMEYLEQQQMEKLWGSESFVASYQAVENAVRSTAKTVMMYEGKLIDPLFHRASTGKTRAGDENHPYLQEAASPRDVEAEGFLTMVTYKKEDFAEKINQISGDVPVKADQIPGSIQIVLRDEEGYVGQIQIGTRVYTGEEIQRVLGLSTSAYGFEEYEGGIRVVCQGIGHGYGMSQYGARCKAEEGWTAEQILPYFYKNIVLISE, encoded by the coding sequence ATGATGAAAAAAATGGTTGTGGCGTGTATCCTTGCGCTGTTGTTTCCATATATAATCACTCTGGCATGGACGGGGAAGATTGAGGCGGAGAAGGAGATGCCTATCATTACCAGCGGAAAGAAGATCATTCTGGACAGGAAAAGCGGAGAATCTTATATGGATGTGGAAGAATATCTTCCTGGTGTGGTGGCAAAGCAGATGCCGGCTGACTATGGCAGGGAAGCTCTCAGAGCCCAGGCGATCATTGCCCGGACATACATCTATGGAAAAATGAACGGTCAGAATGAAGTGAAGGAATCGGAGCTTCACATGGAATATCTGGAACAACAGCAGATGGAAAAGCTGTGGGGAAGCGAATCCTTTGTAGCCAGCTATCAGGCGGTGGAAAATGCGGTTCGGTCCACTGCGAAAACAGTAATGATGTATGAGGGAAAACTGATCGATCCCTTATTTCACCGGGCCAGCACCGGGAAGACCAGGGCAGGAGATGAAAATCATCCATATCTGCAGGAAGCTGCCAGCCCCAGAGATGTGGAAGCTGAAGGCTTTCTCACCATGGTTACATATAAAAAAGAAGATTTCGCGGAAAAAATCAATCAGATCTCCGGCGACGTGCCTGTGAAGGCAGATCAGATTCCGGGAAGCATACAGATCGTTCTCAGGGATGAGGAAGGATATGTGGGGCAGATCCAGATTGGCACCAGGGTTTATACAGGAGAGGAAATCCAGCGGGTCCTGGGACTTTCGACCTCTGCCTATGGTTTTGAAGAATATGAAGGCGGAATCCGTGTGGTCTGCCAGGGAATCGGGCATGGATATGGTATGAGCCAGTATGGTGCCAGGTGCAAAGCAGAAGAAGGGTGGACGGCAGAACAAATTCTTCCCTATTTTTATAAAAATATTGTTTTAATTTCTGAATAA
- a CDS encoding M23 family metallopeptidase: MKEKISQLFKDKVFLVLLVLGLLTIVAAAGVITVQRGNGGGESPYLQVPDQSNMIVEESVPQETQVAVAGDSNATEEEEMQVADSNKATAEQETQAPAVKAGTGKNAAKSLVLNFGDATRMTWPIRGNVILDYSMDNTIYFPTLDQYKCNPGLVIQGDVSTPVVAPANAKVQEVGSNEEIGSYVVLNLGNNYTAICGQLKELQVVENEYIKEGQVLGYVQEPTKYYSVEGANVYFELTHNDKTIDPLDHMQ, encoded by the coding sequence GTGAAGGAAAAAATAAGTCAATTGTTCAAGGATAAAGTATTCCTTGTCCTGTTGGTTCTAGGCCTGCTGACTATAGTAGCTGCAGCAGGAGTCATTACCGTTCAAAGAGGAAATGGTGGAGGAGAAAGCCCTTATCTGCAAGTACCGGATCAGAGCAATATGATTGTTGAAGAATCAGTCCCCCAGGAAACACAAGTGGCAGTTGCAGGAGACTCCAATGCAACAGAGGAAGAGGAAATGCAGGTAGCTGATTCCAATAAAGCTACTGCAGAACAGGAAACACAAGCACCGGCAGTAAAAGCCGGAACAGGCAAAAATGCGGCAAAGTCTCTGGTACTTAATTTTGGTGATGCTACCAGAATGACCTGGCCAATCCGCGGAAATGTGATTTTAGACTACAGCATGGATAACACGATTTATTTTCCAACTCTGGATCAGTATAAATGCAATCCAGGGCTTGTGATCCAGGGAGATGTAAGTACTCCGGTTGTAGCACCTGCCAATGCAAAGGTGCAGGAAGTCGGCTCCAATGAAGAAATTGGAAGCTACGTTGTCTTAAATTTAGGCAACAATTATACTGCCATCTGCGGCCAGTTAAAAGAATTGCAGGTAGTGGAAAATGAGTATATCAAAGAAGGGCAGGTTTTAGGCTATGTCCAGGAGCCTACCAAATATTATTCCGTGGAAGGCGCCAACGTATACTTTGAATTAACTCATAATGATAAGACCATTGATCCGTTGGATCATATGCAGTAA
- a CDS encoding CBS domain-containing protein encodes MNILFFLTPKNEVAYIFEDETLRQALEKMEYHKYSAVPVINRRGKYVGTITEGDMLWGIKNKFNLSLKEAEQVTVAALDRRSDNRPVYADSNMEDLIDKALNQNFVPVVDDQKNFIGIITRKDVIRYFYNKSLEVQQPTANCRAAIIQ; translated from the coding sequence ATGAACATACTGTTTTTTTTAACACCTAAGAATGAGGTGGCTTATATTTTTGAGGATGAAACACTGCGTCAGGCGCTTGAGAAGATGGAGTATCACAAATACTCCGCAGTGCCCGTTATAAACAGACGGGGTAAATATGTAGGGACAATCACCGAAGGGGATATGCTTTGGGGAATCAAGAACAAATTCAATCTTAGCTTAAAAGAAGCGGAACAGGTAACGGTAGCTGCCCTTGACAGAAGGTCCGATAACCGTCCGGTATACGCGGATTCCAATATGGAAGACCTGATTGATAAGGCATTAAACCAAAATTTTGTACCGGTTGTGGATGATCAGAAGAATTTTATCGGAATCATCACCCGCAAAGATGTCATCCGTTATTTTTATAACAAATCCTTGGAGGTGCAGCAGCCGACAGCCAACTGCCGGGCTGCAATCATTCAATAA
- a CDS encoding bifunctional diguanylate cyclase/phosphodiesterase: protein MNWFCKKTPLPQQAETEVQAIEHTSLESKPEREACLKHLSQVMGSAERGAVLKLHIENFKQLNQVFGYEYCESLLEQILTYLKEVTGKSVYHYIGVEYIIILDRYTQGQALELAEEIAGKFDHVWKVSGTDCLCSAQMGICSYPGHASSPDQMLKCLDLAVLKAEEGGPNQAVVFDSALQKQLQRRQAIAHYLRTALEKEEVEVRYRPTLNIDTGTFTRAELYMRIFIKGLGLIGASEFLPVAEDSGQIRAIEYYALEKAAQCILGLLEAGCEFESIALPISPVLFLQEDFLDEVKRIMEAYHIPEGKLALEIQESALIMAYLNINVTLQQLQEMGVEIILNEFGSGHSGISSILELPVDTLKLERLFVWQLETNKRSRSVIEGLVRMARDLHMTIIAEGVETENQVQILTEAGCNYQQGFYYSPTLEKDTLLKILGTALTDSQQLLGEEKEKMSR from the coding sequence ATGAATTGGTTTTGCAAAAAAACGCCTCTGCCACAGCAGGCAGAGACAGAAGTCCAGGCTATAGAACATACTTCATTAGAGAGCAAGCCGGAACGGGAAGCCTGTTTAAAACATTTAAGCCAGGTAATGGGCTCCGCAGAACGGGGCGCTGTGCTAAAGCTTCACATTGAGAATTTTAAACAGCTGAACCAGGTATTTGGTTATGAATACTGCGAAAGCCTTCTGGAACAGATCCTTACCTATTTAAAAGAAGTGACAGGAAAAAGCGTTTATCATTATATTGGCGTGGAATATATTATCATACTGGACCGATACACCCAGGGACAGGCTTTGGAGCTTGCGGAAGAAATTGCCGGAAAGTTTGACCATGTTTGGAAAGTCAGCGGAACCGACTGCTTATGTTCCGCACAGATGGGCATCTGCTCCTATCCCGGACATGCCTCTTCACCGGACCAGATGCTTAAATGTCTGGACTTAGCCGTTTTAAAAGCGGAGGAAGGCGGTCCCAACCAGGCAGTTGTCTTTGACAGCGCCTTGCAGAAGCAGCTGCAGCGGCGCCAGGCCATTGCCCATTATTTAAGGACAGCCCTGGAAAAGGAAGAGGTGGAAGTCCGTTACCGCCCTACCCTTAATATTGATACAGGAACTTTCACCCGGGCCGAGCTTTATATGCGCATCTTTATTAAAGGCCTGGGGCTGATCGGCGCCAGCGAATTTCTTCCTGTTGCAGAGGATTCCGGGCAGATACGGGCTATTGAATACTATGCCCTGGAAAAGGCGGCCCAGTGCATCCTGGGGCTCCTTGAAGCTGGCTGCGAATTTGAATCCATTGCCCTCCCCATTTCCCCCGTTCTTTTTTTACAGGAAGATTTCCTTGACGAAGTGAAGCGCATTATGGAGGCCTATCACATACCAGAGGGAAAACTTGCTCTGGAAATCCAGGAAAGCGCCCTGATCATGGCTTATTTAAACATCAACGTGACCCTACAGCAATTGCAGGAAATGGGCGTGGAGATCATCCTCAATGAATTCGGTTCCGGCCACTCCGGAATTTCTTCCATTCTGGAGCTTCCAGTGGATACCTTAAAGCTTGAGCGCCTGTTCGTATGGCAGCTTGAGACGAATAAAAGGTCCCGGTCCGTCATTGAAGGGCTGGTCCGGATGGCAAGAGATCTTCATATGACCATTATTGCCGAAGGCGTGGAAACGGAAAACCAGGTTCAGATCCTGACAGAAGCCGGCTGTAATTACCAGCAGGGATTTTATTATTCTCCTACTCTGGAAAAAGACACTCTGTTAAAGATCCTCGGCACAGCCTTAACCGATTCGCAGCAGCTCTTAGGAGAGGAAAAGGAAAAAATGAGCCGTTAA
- a CDS encoding FAD-dependent oxidoreductase — translation MKSIWTESARIPGRNPLAGNKRTEVAVIGAGMAGILTAFYLQRHGLHVVVLEADRIGSGQTGFTTAKITSQHNLIYEKLARTMGEETARLYGKANQLAVDEYGKLIRRYSIQCHYEQTDAYLYSVQESEVLLREAERAARLGLPASFVRETGLPFSVHGAVRFTGQAQFHPLEFLRDISAGLTVFERTKVLRVQGHEVVTDKGVVKAEKVVFASHYPFVNVPGFYFAKMYQEKSYVMELEPVNSLKGMYLGIDERAYSFRNAGDKLLLGYGSHRTGKAPKDNPFSTMKRAGEHLFPGTEEIRRWTAQDCMTLDGIPYIGPFSSLRPDWYVATGFGKWGMSSSMVAAKILSTQITGRRTPYDEVFSPRRHHLKAAAGTLISHGIQSVKGLSAGTMKGAVNCPHMGCRLVWNRYDKRWECPCHGSSFEINGKISAGPAQQSIPFID, via the coding sequence ATGAAATCAATCTGGACAGAATCAGCCAGAATTCCTGGCCGGAACCCTTTGGCAGGGAACAAACGGACAGAGGTGGCAGTGATAGGAGCTGGAATGGCAGGAATACTCACTGCCTTTTATCTGCAAAGGCATGGGCTTCATGTGGTGGTGCTGGAAGCAGACCGCATAGGAAGCGGGCAGACAGGATTTACAACTGCAAAGATCACATCCCAGCATAATCTGATCTACGAAAAACTGGCACGCACCATGGGAGAGGAAACGGCAAGGCTGTATGGAAAGGCAAACCAGCTGGCAGTAGATGAGTATGGAAAACTCATCAGACGCTATTCCATACAATGCCATTATGAACAGACGGATGCATACCTGTATTCGGTTCAGGAGTCGGAAGTCCTTTTAAGAGAGGCTGAGCGGGCTGCCAGGCTTGGGCTTCCGGCTTCCTTTGTCAGGGAGACCGGACTTCCATTTTCTGTTCATGGAGCAGTTCGTTTTACCGGACAGGCTCAGTTTCATCCTCTGGAATTTTTAAGAGATATATCTGCAGGCCTTACGGTTTTTGAGCGGACAAAGGTCCTTAGGGTTCAGGGTCATGAAGTCGTGACGGATAAAGGGGTGGTAAAGGCAGAAAAAGTGGTATTTGCTTCTCATTATCCTTTTGTCAATGTGCCGGGATTTTATTTTGCAAAAATGTATCAGGAAAAAAGCTATGTCATGGAGCTTGAGCCGGTCAATTCTTTAAAAGGCATGTATCTTGGAATTGACGAAAGGGCATATTCCTTCCGGAATGCCGGCGATAAGCTTCTCCTGGGATATGGAAGCCACAGGACAGGAAAAGCGCCAAAGGATAATCCCTTTTCTACCATGAAACGTGCAGGAGAACATCTGTTTCCTGGGACAGAAGAAATCAGAAGATGGACCGCCCAGGATTGCATGACTTTAGATGGAATTCCCTATATTGGCCCGTTTTCGTCCCTAAGGCCGGACTGGTATGTTGCTACAGGCTTTGGAAAGTGGGGCATGAGTTCCTCCATGGTGGCAGCCAAAATATTAAGCACCCAGATAACAGGAAGAAGAACACCTTATGATGAAGTGTTTTCTCCCAGAAGACATCATTTGAAGGCTGCCGCCGGTACACTGATTTCCCATGGCATCCAATCGGTAAAGGGACTTTCGGCCGGAACCATGAAGGGAGCCGTAAACTGCCCCCATATGGGCTGCCGCCTGGTATGGAACCGGTATGATAAGCGCTGGGAATGCCCTTGCCACGGATCTTCCTTTGAAATTAATGGAAAAATTTCAGCGGGCCCTGCACAACAGAGTATTCCTTTCATAGATTGA
- a CDS encoding spore coat associated protein CotJA: MAYVPWQCWQQVYPMDTALSVGTIFPDLNKPFIMGGCQ; the protein is encoded by the coding sequence ATGGCATATGTACCATGGCAGTGCTGGCAGCAGGTGTATCCGATGGATACGGCCTTGAGCGTGGGAACCATCTTCCCGGATCTGAATAAACCATTTATTATGGGGGGGTGCCAGTGA
- a CDS encoding spore coat protein CotJB, which translates to MMGYNVDCDMLLRQVYEASFAMDDVVLYLDTHPDDQEALNYYFYVADLRQQAMQAYEEQCGPLMVDGVMDENYWTWINDPWPWEGVCG; encoded by the coding sequence ATGATGGGTTATAATGTTGATTGCGATATGCTGTTAAGGCAGGTATATGAAGCCAGTTTTGCAATGGATGATGTGGTTTTGTATCTTGACACCCATCCAGACGATCAGGAGGCATTAAACTATTACTTCTATGTAGCTGATCTGCGGCAGCAGGCAATGCAGGCTTATGAAGAGCAGTGCGGCCCTCTGATGGTTGATGGAGTCATGGATGAGAATTACTGGACCTGGATCAATGATCCATGGCCATGGGAAGGAGTGTGCGGCTAA
- a CDS encoding recombinase family protein gives MKKNETPEIGAAYIRVSTNDQTELSPHAQLREIKKAAKADGIFIPEKFIFIEEKGVSGRRADNRKEFQKMISMAKSQPSPFQYLYLWKFSRFARNQEESMFYKSVLRKKCGVTIKSVSEPIMEGMFGRLIESIIEWFDEYYSINLSGEVTRGMTEKALREGYQASPCLGYRAVGEGKPFLIYDEEYKIVEYIHQSYYNGMDLSAIARSANELGFLTKRGNRFDRRAVERILKNQFYDGIVTWKDISFHGQHETREMVTSVFKDNQMRLQREYRPGKRREVSDCKHWASGLLKCGYCGASLVFNKAPDTNRHPSYFQCWRYAKGFHRESCSITAKKIEGLIIESLRNALTAEDMKYSYVRKPVSGTSDEKENIQAALSRIDHKKQRIKDAYENGIDTLEEYKAGKTRLEKEQEELENRLTDLNSCPGRDKAADKIQLAARIQKACDIISDPAVSNEIKGNALRSVVKKIVYDKREGKLKFFYYISL, from the coding sequence TTGAAAAAAAATGAAACACCGGAAATCGGGGCCGCTTACATTCGCGTCAGCACCAATGACCAGACGGAGCTTTCTCCCCATGCACAGCTTAGAGAAATAAAAAAGGCAGCAAAAGCAGATGGGATCTTTATCCCGGAAAAATTTATATTTATTGAAGAAAAGGGGGTCAGCGGCCGCCGTGCCGACAACCGGAAGGAATTCCAGAAAATGATTTCCATGGCCAAATCACAGCCCTCTCCCTTTCAGTATCTCTATCTCTGGAAGTTTTCCCGTTTTGCAAGAAATCAGGAAGAGAGCATGTTTTATAAAAGCGTTCTCCGGAAAAAGTGCGGCGTGACCATTAAAAGCGTATCCGAGCCCATTATGGAAGGCATGTTCGGCCGTCTCATTGAAAGTATCATCGAATGGTTTGATGAATACTATTCCATCAACTTATCCGGGGAAGTCACCAGAGGCATGACGGAAAAAGCTTTAAGGGAAGGCTATCAGGCCTCCCCTTGCCTGGGATACCGTGCGGTGGGAGAAGGAAAGCCTTTTCTCATTTATGATGAAGAATATAAGATCGTGGAATATATCCACCAGTCCTATTATAATGGCATGGATCTGTCTGCCATCGCAAGGAGTGCCAATGAACTGGGGTTTTTAACCAAAAGAGGAAACAGGTTCGACCGCAGGGCGGTTGAACGCATTTTAAAAAACCAGTTTTATGACGGGATCGTTACCTGGAAAGATATCTCCTTTCATGGACAGCACGAGACCAGAGAAATGGTGACATCGGTTTTTAAGGACAATCAGATGCGGCTGCAAAGAGAATACAGGCCCGGGAAACGCCGGGAAGTGTCCGATTGTAAACATTGGGCCTCCGGCCTCCTAAAATGCGGGTACTGTGGTGCAAGCCTTGTATTTAACAAGGCCCCGGATACGAACCGCCATCCCAGCTATTTCCAGTGCTGGCGTTATGCCAAGGGATTTCATAGGGAATCCTGCAGCATTACCGCAAAAAAAATAGAGGGCCTTATTATAGAATCTCTCCGCAATGCTCTTACAGCCGAAGATATGAAATACAGTTATGTAAGAAAGCCTGTTTCCGGAACATCTGATGAAAAGGAAAATATACAGGCAGCGCTCTCAAGGATTGATCATAAAAAACAGCGGATAAAAGACGCTTATGAAAATGGAATTGATACACTGGAAGAATACAAAGCCGGAAAAACGCGCCTTGAAAAAGAACAGGAAGAACTTGAGAACCGTTTAACTGATTTAAACAGCTGCCCTGGCCGTGACAAGGCCGCTGATAAGATCCAGCTGGCAGCCCGGATCCAAAAGGCCTGTGACATCATCTCCGATCCAGCTGTAAGTAACGAAATAAAAGGAAATGCCCTGAGAAGTGTTGTAAAAAAAATTGTTTATGATAAACGGGAAGGAAAGCTGAAATTCTTCTATTATATCTCTTTATGA
- a CDS encoding DUF3298 and DUF4163 domain-containing protein: MQTISKKTLTDIMRYNGITVFTYTIHYPHFTTTCSSTSAQSINEFYEFRSRQAENYCRTVLYPQAVDKAMFVQKNQFPFNSHEFLSVYRITYNNDCTTSLFTDQYSYLGGAHGTTTRDSQTWDFCTGKQLGLIDFFPGNPQFTDYIFKGIQQQIEEEMKTTPSQYFDDYAALLRGNFNINGFFTKPSGIVIYYQQYDIAPYVRGIPEFFFPFQDCNPNA; encoded by the coding sequence ATGCAGACAATCTCTAAAAAAACGCTGACAGATATTATGCGCTACAACGGGATCACCGTTTTTACCTATACAATCCATTATCCCCATTTCACCACAACATGCAGCTCCACCTCTGCCCAGAGCATCAATGAGTTTTATGAATTCCGGTCCAGACAGGCTGAGAACTACTGCCGCACCGTGCTTTACCCACAGGCCGTTGATAAAGCAATGTTCGTACAAAAAAATCAGTTTCCCTTTAACAGCCATGAATTTTTATCAGTCTATCGGATCACATACAATAACGACTGCACCACCAGCCTCTTTACCGATCAGTACTCTTATCTTGGAGGCGCCCATGGAACTACAACCCGGGACTCCCAAACATGGGACTTTTGCACCGGAAAACAGCTGGGGCTCATTGATTTCTTCCCTGGCAATCCTCAATTTACGGATTACATTTTCAAAGGAATCCAGCAGCAGATAGAAGAAGAGATGAAAACAACCCCTTCCCAATATTTTGATGACTATGCAGCGCTCCTGCGGGGTAATTTTAACATCAATGGATTTTTTACCAAACCATCGGGAATTGTCATCTACTATCAGCAGTACGATATCGCTCCCTATGTAAGGGGAATCCCGGAATTTTTCTTTCCTTTTCAGGACTGCAATCCAAATGCCTGA